The proteins below are encoded in one region of Nitrospinaceae bacterium:
- the cpaB gene encoding Flp pilus assembly protein CpaB: protein MRRRGLLIGLVLALGLGLAAGAIVMRQSARTSPAQAKQEKTVKVVVMAKKLTRGVKLKAGDVLMREWPERLLNPQFIKDIKLAIDRVVVANMLVGEPVLQDKLAEIGSKEGLSTLITTGRRAFSIRVKDDTGVAGFLLPGSRVDVHATLEKEVEKQKSQLKEKTEITLGNKAKTITMTKTILQDVEVLAAGAEQEAGGKKGRITATVVTLLLTPEQSDRLALSATVGTFWLSMRNPRDRVKTDIDAISVNDIFNIEEEAVTATSPGDSKPKPAAEKEKKKKPSHVVEILQGGSKTKVEF, encoded by the coding sequence TTGAGAAGACGCGGTTTGTTAATTGGACTTGTTCTTGCCCTCGGGTTGGGTCTAGCTGCGGGTGCAATTGTGATGCGCCAGTCCGCGAGAACTTCACCTGCCCAGGCCAAGCAAGAGAAAACAGTAAAAGTCGTGGTGATGGCCAAAAAACTAACACGCGGCGTTAAACTTAAAGCCGGTGATGTCCTCATGAGGGAATGGCCTGAAAGGCTGCTTAATCCTCAATTTATAAAGGACATCAAACTAGCTATCGACAGGGTTGTTGTCGCAAACATGCTTGTTGGCGAACCAGTGCTGCAAGACAAACTGGCCGAAATTGGAAGCAAGGAAGGTCTATCGACATTAATAACAACGGGGCGTCGTGCATTTTCCATACGAGTTAAGGATGACACCGGTGTGGCTGGGTTTCTCCTCCCTGGTAGTCGGGTGGATGTACATGCGACTCTTGAAAAGGAAGTTGAAAAGCAAAAAAGCCAGTTGAAGGAGAAAACAGAAATTACGCTCGGAAACAAGGCCAAGACCATTACGATGACCAAGACGATTCTTCAGGACGTCGAGGTGTTGGCGGCAGGAGCCGAACAGGAGGCGGGAGGAAAGAAAGGCCGTATTACAGCAACGGTCGTGACGCTTCTTCTGACACCCGAGCAGAGTGATCGCCTGGCGCTTTCCGCCACGGTGGGAACGTTTTGGCTCTCGATGCGAAATCCTCGCGACAGGGTGAAGACGGATATCGATGCGATTTCCGTCAACGACATATTCAACATTGAGGAAGAGGCGGTCACGGCTACTTCGCCGGGCGATTCAAAGCCAAAGCCGGCCGCTGAGAAAGAAAAGAAAAAGAAACCCTCTCATGTGGTTGAAATTCTGCAGGGTGGCTCGAAAACGAAAGTCGAATTTTGA
- a CDS encoding P-loop NTPase, which yields MSPDSAGLTLVLDDEDGSLKGAPDLLAETGRDNIIYAVGVEEARSGLGGATPEIALINCSQGMAEAQSNLADLAVTPGWIIAAATSELAADPDFLRAAMQARFNDILTCPPNNEALVKSIENGLNHIQGSSGDGGGKVVVLYSGKGGTGVSTVAVNLALALNRAGGLRIGLLDLDLQCGLVASLMNLQPSQTLGNLGDVASEDMGALREEVHSRITPHESGLRVIASPTVLHDGLNISADLVSKTVQILKDRFDILIVDTPKWVGDRLVAALDEADKILLIVEPQIPSLAKARESLRLFARFEYPPDKVNLVFNRVEKKGELQPDEAAEALNQKVYVSLPADVQRLTDAANRGTPPLGDEVPKGPFTSATLEFADKLRADLGFALAAPAKKKRGFLFGRKS from the coding sequence ATGAGCCCTGATTCTGCAGGCCTGACCCTTGTACTTGATGATGAAGACGGGAGCCTTAAGGGTGCGCCCGACCTTCTGGCCGAAACGGGGCGGGATAATATTATCTATGCGGTCGGTGTCGAGGAGGCGCGCTCAGGATTAGGTGGTGCAACCCCAGAGATTGCTCTGATCAATTGCTCTCAAGGTATGGCCGAGGCGCAATCAAATTTGGCTGATTTGGCGGTCACACCAGGGTGGATAATCGCAGCGGCAACGTCTGAATTGGCGGCCGATCCTGATTTTCTTAGGGCGGCCATGCAGGCGCGTTTTAATGACATTCTTACTTGTCCACCCAATAATGAGGCGCTTGTTAAGTCAATCGAAAACGGATTGAACCACATCCAGGGAAGCTCCGGCGACGGTGGCGGCAAGGTGGTCGTTCTTTATTCGGGAAAAGGTGGAACTGGGGTAAGCACCGTTGCCGTTAATCTAGCGCTTGCGCTGAATCGTGCCGGTGGATTGCGGATTGGTTTACTCGATCTCGATCTTCAGTGCGGACTTGTCGCCTCGCTTATGAACCTTCAACCCTCTCAAACTTTGGGTAATCTTGGAGACGTTGCGTCTGAGGATATGGGGGCACTCAGAGAGGAAGTGCATAGCCGGATCACGCCCCACGAAAGCGGACTCCGGGTTATTGCCTCGCCAACGGTTCTCCACGATGGCTTGAATATTTCCGCCGATTTGGTTTCCAAGACCGTTCAAATTTTAAAGGACCGCTTCGATATCCTTATCGTCGATACACCGAAATGGGTAGGAGATCGCCTTGTGGCGGCTCTTGATGAAGCCGATAAGATATTATTGATTGTCGAACCACAGATACCCTCGCTGGCCAAGGCCAGGGAATCACTTCGCTTGTTTGCCCGCTTCGAGTATCCACCGGACAAAGTGAATTTGGTTTTCAATCGTGTGGAAAAAAAGGGGGAGCTACAGCCTGATGAGGCTGCCGAGGCTCTTAATCAAAAGGTGTATGTTTCGCTGCCAGCCGATGTTCAGCGTCTCACCGATGCCGCCAATCGGGGCACCCCTCCTCTGGGGGATGAAGTTCCTAAGGGGCCGTTTACTTCCGCTACTCTAGAGTTTGCCGACAAATTAAGAGCTGATCTTGGTTTCGCCCTTGCCGCACCTGCTAAGAAAAAACGCGGCTTCCTCTTCGGGAGGAAAAGTTGA
- a CDS encoding CpaF family protein: protein MPDTQSLSDDTDFMSRLGGKAAPEPQPTKEGDAPPPKPPVEASRAQGGSVPASLRQQWEDLKEELHGELLGRLNFEEVEGLEEDELADRLRPSVLEFVNEALPPEFADSAGRMVSELMDELLGLGPLEIALKNKSISEIMVNGYDHVYIEQKGKLVLSPEIKFRDEVHLRRIIDRIVTRVGRRVDESSPMVDARLQDGSRVNAIIPPLALDGSSLTIRRFPETALTPEDLVNFGSLTPDMVKFLKAAVSGRANIIVSGGTGSGKTTMLNVLSGCVSPDERIITIEDSAELQLQQEHIIRLETRPPNVEGKGDVSMRDLLKNTLRMRPDRIIVGECRGGETLDMLQAMNTGHDGSLTTLHANTPRDAISRMGVMVAMAGMDLPEKAIRAQIASAVHLIVQVSRLMDGSRRTTHITEITGMEGETVTMQDIYLFEGHSDTPGGKIEGGHRTTGIRPKIADQLLAHGQELPAFVGEEEEGEGDKPKEEKKSGWGD, encoded by the coding sequence ATGCCTGATACGCAATCGTTATCTGACGATACTGATTTCATGTCGCGGTTGGGCGGCAAAGCGGCTCCCGAGCCTCAGCCAACAAAAGAAGGCGATGCTCCGCCACCAAAGCCGCCCGTCGAGGCGAGCCGTGCGCAGGGTGGTTCAGTCCCAGCCTCTCTCCGGCAGCAATGGGAGGATTTGAAAGAAGAGCTCCATGGTGAGTTGCTCGGTCGGTTAAATTTTGAGGAAGTTGAAGGTCTTGAGGAGGATGAACTGGCCGATAGGCTTAGACCCTCTGTCCTGGAATTTGTGAACGAGGCGCTTCCTCCTGAATTCGCCGATTCTGCCGGACGCATGGTCAGCGAGTTGATGGACGAACTCCTGGGGCTTGGTCCGCTGGAAATAGCGCTCAAAAATAAGAGCATCAGTGAAATCATGGTGAACGGCTATGACCATGTTTATATCGAGCAAAAGGGAAAGCTTGTTCTCAGCCCAGAGATTAAATTTCGAGATGAAGTACACCTTCGGCGTATCATTGATCGGATTGTCACTCGGGTGGGTCGGCGCGTGGACGAGAGCTCTCCAATGGTGGACGCCCGCCTTCAGGATGGCAGCCGCGTCAATGCCATAATCCCCCCCCTTGCGCTTGATGGTTCCTCGTTGACGATTCGCCGTTTTCCGGAGACTGCACTTACCCCTGAGGATTTGGTTAATTTCGGATCGCTTACACCGGACATGGTGAAATTCCTCAAGGCCGCTGTAAGCGGCAGGGCGAACATTATCGTCTCGGGGGGCACCGGGTCCGGGAAGACGACGATGTTGAACGTGCTTTCGGGGTGTGTCTCTCCCGATGAGCGCATTATCACCATCGAGGACTCGGCAGAACTGCAGCTTCAGCAAGAGCATATTATTCGCCTGGAGACACGCCCCCCGAACGTCGAGGGCAAGGGCGATGTTTCGATGCGCGATCTTTTGAAAAACACGCTGCGAATGAGGCCGGATCGGATTATCGTAGGCGAGTGCCGGGGCGGTGAAACGCTCGACATGCTCCAGGCTATGAACACGGGACACGATGGCTCGCTGACCACACTCCATGCCAATACGCCCCGCGATGCCATCTCTCGTATGGGTGTCATGGTGGCCATGGCCGGGATGGATCTTCCTGAAAAAGCGATACGCGCCCAAATCGCCTCGGCGGTACATCTGATTGTTCAGGTATCAAGATTGATGGACGGCTCGCGCCGAACGACCCATATCACGGAAATCACGGGGATGGAGGGCGAGACCGTAACGATGCAGGACATCTACCTTTTCGAGGGGCACAGTGATACGCCCGGCGGAAAAATTGAGGGGGGGCATAGGACAACAGGTATCCGGCCCAAGATCGCAGATCAGCTTCTTGCCCACGGCCAGGAACTCCCCGCCTTCGTCGGCGAGGAAGAGGAAGGTGAGGGGGATAAGCCCAAGGAAGAAAAAAAGTCGGGCTGGGGAGATTAG
- a CDS encoding type II secretion system F family protein has translation MLLPLMVFGAVALLGIVAVIALSPQENLLKMRLDSLNASGGGVTGDSAQDKTPPKENFFGVLSNKLGNAAKSIFEGGSDETEHRLAMAGFNPQTHLSTFNGARVMVGLGLATFGALFMLLSGAPVGKMILAAGVGFLSGMLLPNLWLSLQISSRREKVSSALPNMVDLLVVCVEAGLGLDAAMSRVGRELALSAPELSRELGQLGRELTGGQSHEQALTRLSWRIGIEDVDNLVSMLIQAERFGTSIAVSLRVFSDSFRTARRQRVEEAAAKTTVKLLFPLVFFIFPAIFVILLGPAAVNILTGGGGLK, from the coding sequence ATGCTTTTGCCTTTGATGGTTTTCGGCGCCGTAGCATTGCTTGGGATAGTTGCGGTTATCGCTCTGAGCCCCCAGGAAAACCTTCTGAAGATGCGTCTCGATTCGCTAAATGCCAGCGGGGGTGGCGTGACTGGTGATAGTGCGCAGGACAAAACGCCTCCAAAAGAAAATTTCTTTGGTGTTTTGTCGAATAAATTGGGCAATGCTGCAAAAAGTATCTTTGAAGGCGGGAGTGATGAAACCGAGCACCGTTTGGCGATGGCAGGTTTTAATCCTCAGACGCATCTCTCGACCTTTAACGGGGCCAGGGTGATGGTAGGTCTTGGGCTAGCTACCTTTGGCGCGTTGTTCATGCTTTTGAGCGGAGCGCCGGTCGGGAAGATGATTCTTGCCGCTGGTGTGGGTTTCTTGAGTGGGATGCTTTTGCCCAACTTGTGGCTTTCGCTTCAGATTAGCTCGCGCAGAGAAAAAGTTTCGTCCGCCCTGCCGAATATGGTCGACTTGCTCGTGGTATGCGTCGAGGCCGGTCTTGGCCTGGACGCGGCAATGTCGCGGGTGGGAAGAGAATTGGCTCTCAGTGCACCTGAGCTTAGCCGGGAGTTGGGTCAATTGGGCCGCGAGCTCACGGGCGGACAATCTCACGAGCAGGCCTTAACCCGTCTCTCGTGGCGTATCGGAATCGAGGATGTAGATAATTTGGTATCCATGCTGATTCAAGCCGAGCGCTTCGGCACATCGATCGCGGTTTCTCTGCGCGTATTCTCGGATAGTTTCCGCACGGCAAGACGCCAGCGAGTTGAGGAGGCGGCTGCTAAAACAACCGTTAAACTTCTGTTCCCGCTCGTATTTTTTATTTTTCCGGCGATATTCGTTATTTTGCTTGGTCCTGCGGCGGTTAATATATTGACGGGCGGGGGGGGGCTGAAATGA